In the genome of Fusarium fujikuroi IMI 58289 draft genome, chromosome FFUJ_chr02, one region contains:
- a CDS encoding probable DNA-directed RNA polymerase chain RPB5 — protein MDIDQVPTDARSKEVVRLWRAWRTIHEMVADREYELAEEEVKISLDRFRDEYCNPDGSINRAKLQFSARPSENMIRKNTPPVTAANPNPNPGADCGPVWVEFLADKTFGVNQIRQFAKYVITNNYKTGIMVTHVPLSPAARKTLQSVESVAKIECFLEDDLLVNITHHELVPKHVLLSREEKLALLKRYRLKETQLPRILQKDPVARYLGLKRGQVVKIIRNSETAGRYASYRLCV, from the exons ATGGATATTGATCAAGTTCCCACCGACGCCAGATCCAAGGAGGTTGTTCGTCTTTGGCGAGCATGGAGGACCATCCATGAGATGGTCGCGGACCGA GAATACGAGcttgctgaagaggaagTCAAGATCTCTCTCGACCGCTTCCGCGACGAATACTGCAACCCCGACGGCTCCATCAA CCGCGCCAAGCTTCAATTCTCGGCGCGTCCCAGCGAGAACATGATCCGCAAAAACACACCTCCTGTGACAGCAgccaaccccaaccccaaccccGGCGCCGACTGTGGTCCTGTCTGGGTTGAGTTCCTCGCCGATAAGACCTTCGGCGTCAACCAGATCCGACAATTTGCCAAATATGTGATCACGAACAACTACAAGACTGGCATCATGGTAACACACGTTCCTCTCTCACCCGCCGCCCGCAAGACTCTCCAGAGTGTCGAGTCCGTCGCTAAGATCGAGTGCTTCCTCGaggatgatcttcttgtcaacattACCCACCACGAGCTTGTTCCCAAGCACGTCTTGCTTTCTCGCGAGGAGAAGCTCGCTCTTCTCAAGCGCTATCGCCTCAAGGAGACCCAACTACCACGTATTTTACAAAAGGACCCTGTTGCTCGTTACTTGGGTTTGAAGCGGGGCCAAGTCGTCAAGATTATCCGAAACAGTGAAACTGCTGGTCGTTATGCCAGTTATAGATTGTGTGTATAG
- a CDS encoding related to integral membrane protein PTH11, with protein MALYSEPPTLREFKFDKPTLLVCWWATSFCTLIILLRLAGRFIRTERLFTEDRVAALALIPLYARMACVHFILIYGTNNAQFDSVELTDLQLRQKAIGSGLVLASRIFYAATLWVLKFAVLEFLHRLTRATWERSWQTSLYVIRIILVATFIAVVISDFVECRPYSHYWQVVPDPGGQCRQGYVQLLTMAVCNVVTDLLLVIFPIPIIVTSGMTIKRKIQLVLLFSLSLSVVGVTLYRVPHIIDDHGRQQYRSLLASVELLFATAAANSLVLGSFVRDRGLKKQKFRRSSVAESLDPSLNLRRPTLHRHWGSDEDLVRDVGMTVDPELQDQPDNSSENGALQYTPAPLLRKLDQDLERWQFPQRQRSNAEHSDDSLIQHDPLSQSKSENGIAPRRVSFFDVGGLLDVPPESSGSLRANSRASSKEDSTLSHSPPAPSLPAGSGGFRRGSTALLQDLGGLFGPMNSRSSRSRSKPRGTELQPIPQSRQESRYDLQGPPVAELRDPGGLLN; from the exons ATGGCTCTCTATTCAGAACCTCCAACTCTTCGCGAATTCAAATTCGATAAACCGACTCTCCTTGTTTGCTGGTGGGCGACATCATTCTGtaccctcatcatccttctaCGGCTTGCAGGCCGCTTTATCCGCACCGAGCGGCTATTCACTGAAGATCGTGTTGCGGCCCTAGCTTTGATCCCTCTGTATGCACGCATGGCATGCGTTCATTTTATTCTCATATATGGAACCAACAATGCTCAATTCGATAGTGTTGAGCTTACTGACCTTCAATTACGTCAAAAAGCCATTGGTAGCGGCCTTGTGCTCGCCAGTCGGATTTTCTACGCTGCAAC CCTTTGGGTACTTAAGTTTGCAGTTCTCGAGTTCCTTCACCGATTGACTCGAGCGACGTGGGAACGATCATGGCAGACGTCTTTATATGTCATTCGAATAATCCTCGTTGCTACTTTCATCGCTGTTGTCATTAGTGACTTTGTGGAATGCCGCCCCTACAGTCACTATTGGCAGGTTGTGCCCGATCCTGGTGGCCAATGCCGTCAAGGATACGTGCAGCTTCTCACGATGGCAGTCTGCAACGTGGTCACTGACTTGTTGCTTGTCATTTTCCCAATTCCGATCATTGTGACAAGCGGAATGACCATCAAGAGGAAGATACAGCTTGTGCTTCTCTTTTCCCTCAGTCTCTCTGTTGTTGGGGTCACCCTTTATCGGGTACCCCATATCATTGATGATCACGGTCGTCAGCAGTATCGATCGCTTTTGGCGTCggttgagcttctttttgCCACGGCTGCGGCAAACTCACTCGTGTTGGGATCTTTCGTGCGTGATCGCGgcctgaagaagcaaaagttcCGTCGTTCATCGGTGGCCGAGTCCCTCGATCCCTCACTCAACCTTCGCCGCCCGACGTTGCACCGACACTGGGGAAGCGATGAAGACCTCGTACGGGACGTTGGTATGACCGTTGATCCAGAACTTCAGGATCAGCCTGATAACTCGAGCGAGAACGGTGCTCTACAATACACTCCGGCCCCTCTTCTTCGCAAACTGGATCAAGACCTCGAGCGCTGGCAATTTCCTCAGAGACAACGCAGCAACGCAGAGCACAGCGATGATTCTCTGATACAACACGACCCACTCTCTCAGTCGAAAAGTGAGAACGGAATAGCACCAAGGAGGGTTTCTTTCTTCGACGTTGGTGGCCTACTTGATGTGCCCCCCGAGAGTTCTGGGAGCCTTCGAGCAAACAGTCGTGCGTCATCTAAGGAAGACTCTACACTGTCGCATTCGCCCCCGGCACCTTCATTACCAGCAGGATCCGGAGGCTTTCGCCGTGGCTCGACTGCTTTGCTCCAAGACCTCGGTGGCCTCTTTGGACCTATGAATTCAAGGTCAAGTCGGTCCAGGTCCAAGCCCCGAGGAACAGAGTTGCAGCCGATACCGCAATCCCGACAGGAGTCGCGATACGATTTGCAAGGACCGCCCGTGGCAGAACTGAGGGATCCTGGTGGCCTTCTAAACTAG